One genomic window of Halovivax cerinus includes the following:
- the grpE gene encoding nucleotide exchange factor GrpE, with protein MSEDEGTEPTARGGGPDEEPAADEPSAGSDAATPSDEPIAVGDGSDRSDRTETADDSNGEHASTDATAPAEDERPDSASGSAESTGPETEAELRELIDRIADHDDGLADEVTGVVETARDVNETVEHQRSELSDLRERNDEQAETIDDLHDELSDRDDRIDALESELTSREDRIDELESELDSATERIEELEGALKRKQADFQNYKKRAKKRQEQLKSRATEDLVGRIVGVRDNLKRALDEESDDAGSLRDGVDMTLREFDRVLADENVSEIEPEPGNEVDPQRHEVMVQIDSEQPEGTVADVFTPGYEMGDKVIQTAQVTVSNGAHAEGSDGDDGADDATDSDGETAASGDADEDSERGDGAEPSTAETDRSADAPGGDERTRADDDGTRADDGSTGEDVDADADDGAPETASGDAASDHDTAAAWEFDGPTDDDGTGATPGESVGDGDRSDESSSDDAPESDGSEEAIELGGEVDDTTETSPEQSE; from the coding sequence ATGAGCGAAGACGAGGGCACGGAACCGACGGCTCGGGGTGGTGGGCCGGACGAGGAGCCCGCTGCGGACGAGCCGTCCGCCGGGTCAGATGCGGCGACACCGAGCGACGAACCCATCGCGGTCGGGGACGGGAGCGATCGGTCGGATCGGACCGAAACTGCGGACGATTCGAACGGAGAGCACGCTTCTACCGACGCGACGGCGCCGGCGGAGGACGAGCGTCCCGACAGCGCGTCGGGCTCGGCGGAGTCGACCGGTCCCGAGACCGAGGCGGAACTACGAGAACTGATCGATCGGATCGCCGACCACGACGACGGACTCGCCGACGAGGTGACGGGCGTCGTCGAAACGGCTCGCGACGTCAACGAGACCGTCGAACACCAGCGCAGCGAACTCTCCGATCTCCGGGAGCGAAACGACGAGCAGGCGGAGACGATCGACGACTTACACGACGAGTTGAGTGACCGCGACGACCGCATCGACGCACTCGAGTCGGAACTCACCTCGCGCGAGGACCGAATCGACGAACTGGAGTCCGAACTCGACTCGGCGACCGAACGGATCGAGGAGCTGGAAGGTGCGTTGAAACGGAAGCAAGCGGACTTCCAGAACTACAAGAAGCGGGCGAAGAAGCGCCAGGAACAGCTCAAGTCCCGGGCGACGGAGGACCTCGTCGGCCGGATCGTCGGCGTCCGTGACAACCTGAAACGCGCACTCGACGAAGAGAGCGACGATGCCGGATCCCTCCGCGACGGGGTCGACATGACCCTTCGCGAGTTCGATCGGGTCCTGGCCGACGAGAACGTCTCCGAGATCGAACCCGAACCCGGGAACGAGGTCGATCCCCAGCGACACGAAGTGATGGTGCAGATCGATAGCGAGCAACCCGAGGGAACGGTCGCGGACGTCTTCACTCCCGGCTACGAGATGGGTGACAAGGTCATCCAGACTGCCCAGGTGACGGTGAGCAACGGCGCCCACGCCGAGGGGTCGGACGGAGACGATGGCGCTGATGACGCGACCGATTCCGATGGTGAGACAGCTGCGAGCGGTGACGCCGACGAGGACTCCGAACGCGGTGACGGAGCGGAACCGTCGACGGCCGAGACGGACCGCTCGGCGGACGCTCCGGGCGGCGACGAGCGTACCCGGGCCGACGATGATGGTACCCGGGCCGACGACGGGAGTACGGGGGAAGACGTGGATGCCGACGCTGACGACGGTGCACCGGAGACCGCTTCCGGGGACGCCGCGTCGGATCACGACACGGCTGCTGCGTGGGAGTTCGACGGACCCACCGATGACGACGGAACGGGCGCCACGCCTGGCGAGTCGGTCGGCGACGGTGACCGATCCGACGAGTCCAGCAGCGACGACGCACCCGAGTCGGACGGATCCGAGGAAGCCATCGAACTCGGTGGCGAAGTGGACGACACGACCGAGACCAGCCCGGAACAGAGCGAATAA
- the dnaK gene encoding molecular chaperone DnaK translates to MTSNKILGIDLGTTNSAFAVMEGGDPEIIVNAEGDRTTPSVVAFTDDDERLVGKPAKNQAIQNPEHTISSIKRHMGEEDYTVEIEDDEYTPEEISAMTLQKIKRDAEDYLGDEIEKAVITVPAYFSDRQRQATKDAGEVAGFEVERIINEPTAAAMAYGLDDESDQTVLVYDLGGGTFDVSILDLGGGVYEVVATNGDNELGGDDWDHAIIDWLADGFEDDHGIDLREDRQALQRLKDAAEEAKIELSSRKETEINLPFITATDDGPIHLEASLTRAKFESLTSDLIERTVEPTEQALDDAGYDRDDIDEVLLVGGSTRMPQVADQVEDLTGKEPQKNVNPDEAVALGAAIQGGVLGGEVDDIVLLDVTPLSLGIEVKGGLFERLIEKNTTIPTEESKIFTTAADNQTSVQVRVFQGEREIAEKNEMLGEFHLTGIPPAPAGTPQIEVAFSIDENGIVNVSAEDKGTGESEEITIEGGAGLSDDEIDRMQREAEEHAEEDEQRRERIEARNAAEATIQRAETLLEENDDVDDDLRDSIEAAVDDLEETIDDSDADAEDIEAATQELSSELQEIGKQIYQEAAAGAEGAGGAGAGAAGGAAGAGMGGGAGAGPNPGPGGAADDGTEEEYVDADFEEVDDEADDE, encoded by the coding sequence ATGACGAGCAACAAGATTCTCGGGATCGACCTGGGGACGACGAACAGCGCGTTCGCGGTGATGGAAGGCGGCGATCCGGAGATCATCGTCAACGCAGAGGGCGATCGGACGACGCCGTCGGTCGTCGCGTTCACGGACGACGACGAGCGACTCGTCGGGAAACCGGCGAAGAACCAGGCGATTCAGAATCCGGAGCACACGATCTCCTCGATCAAACGTCACATGGGCGAGGAGGACTACACCGTCGAGATCGAGGACGACGAGTACACACCCGAGGAGATCTCGGCGATGACGCTCCAGAAGATAAAGCGCGACGCCGAGGACTACCTCGGCGACGAGATCGAGAAGGCGGTCATCACCGTGCCCGCGTACTTCTCCGACCGCCAGCGCCAGGCGACCAAGGACGCCGGCGAGGTCGCCGGCTTCGAGGTCGAGCGCATCATCAACGAGCCGACGGCCGCGGCGATGGCCTACGGACTGGACGACGAGTCCGATCAGACTGTCCTCGTCTACGACCTCGGTGGCGGGACGTTCGACGTCTCCATCCTCGACCTGGGTGGCGGGGTCTACGAGGTCGTCGCGACGAACGGTGACAACGAACTCGGCGGCGACGACTGGGACCACGCCATCATCGACTGGCTCGCCGACGGGTTCGAAGACGACCACGGCATCGACCTGCGCGAGGACCGACAGGCCCTCCAGCGGCTGAAGGATGCCGCGGAGGAGGCCAAGATCGAACTCTCCTCGCGCAAGGAGACGGAGATCAACCTGCCGTTCATCACGGCGACCGACGACGGCCCGATCCACCTCGAGGCGTCGCTCACCCGTGCGAAGTTCGAGTCACTCACGTCGGACCTGATCGAGCGGACCGTCGAGCCGACGGAACAGGCGCTCGACGACGCCGGGTACGACAGAGACGACATCGACGAGGTGCTGCTGGTCGGCGGGTCGACCCGGATGCCGCAGGTCGCAGATCAGGTCGAGGATCTCACCGGCAAGGAGCCCCAGAAGAACGTCAACCCCGACGAGGCCGTCGCGCTGGGCGCCGCGATTCAGGGCGGCGTCCTCGGCGGCGAGGTCGACGACATCGTCTTACTCGACGTGACGCCACTCTCGCTCGGGATCGAGGTCAAGGGCGGACTCTTCGAGCGCCTCATCGAGAAGAACACGACGATCCCCACGGAGGAGTCGAAGATCTTCACGACCGCCGCCGACAACCAGACCTCGGTCCAGGTGCGCGTCTTCCAGGGCGAACGCGAGATCGCCGAGAAGAACGAGATGCTCGGCGAGTTCCACCTGACCGGCATCCCGCCGGCTCCGGCCGGGACGCCCCAGATCGAGGTCGCCTTCTCCATCGACGAGAACGGCATCGTCAACGTCAGCGCCGAGGACAAGGGCACCGGGGAATCCGAAGAGATCACCATCGAAGGCGGCGCCGGTCTCTCCGATGATGAGATCGACCGTATGCAGCGCGAGGCCGAAGAGCACGCCGAGGAGGACGAACAGCGCCGTGAGCGCATCGAAGCTCGAAACGCCGCCGAGGCGACGATCCAGCGCGCCGAGACGCTCCTAGAGGAGAACGACGACGTCGACGACGACCTCCGCGACTCGATCGAGGCCGCCGTCGACGACCTGGAGGAGACGATCGACGATTCGGACGCCGACGCCGAGGACATCGAAGCCGCGACCCAGGAACTGAGCTCCGAACTCCAGGAGATCGGCAAGCAGATCTACCAGGAGGCAGCCGCCGGCGCGGAAGGCGCTGGTGGCGCGGGTGCTGGCGCTGCAGGCGGCGCGGCCGGTGCCGGGATGGGCGGCGGCGCTGGTGCCGGTCCCAATCCCGGACCGGGCGGCGCTGCCGACGACGGAACCGAAGAGGAGTACGTCGACGCCGACTTCGAAGAGGTCGACGACGAAGCCGACGACGAGTAG
- the dnaJ gene encoding molecular chaperone DnaJ, protein MSEDFYDVLGVSADASAEEIKRAYREKATEYHPDVSDEPDAEEKFKKIQKAKQVLTDEEKREAYDRMGHDRYEQAEKHGFDASEAGGGPFGGGMGGDPFGGGGGMGGGLGDIFEQVFGGGGGGRRRPRAGRDLRTELEISLEDAYDGVERQFSFERPTECDTCGGTGHPPSADARQCPECQGRGQVTQVQQTPLGRVQQTTTCRRCEGEGTLYTETCSDCRGDGYVRDEVSLTVDVPAGIEDGQTLRMEREGAPSPEGGPAGDLLIDVSIADHEEFDRDGADLHYHLPVSFPQAVFGDDVTIPTLDGSVSFDVPAGTQSGERMRLGGKGMPRLRGRGYGDLFVTVQVVTPESLNEEQRDALEAFAEAGGDEIEIADGFFDRIKRAF, encoded by the coding sequence ATGAGCGAGGACTTCTACGACGTGCTCGGTGTGAGTGCCGACGCGTCCGCCGAGGAGATCAAGCGGGCCTACCGGGAGAAGGCCACCGAGTATCACCCGGACGTCTCGGACGAACCGGACGCCGAAGAGAAGTTCAAGAAGATCCAGAAGGCAAAGCAGGTACTCACCGACGAGGAGAAACGCGAGGCCTACGATCGGATGGGCCACGACCGCTACGAACAGGCCGAGAAACACGGCTTCGACGCCAGCGAGGCTGGCGGCGGCCCGTTCGGTGGCGGTATGGGTGGCGATCCGTTCGGGGGTGGCGGTGGGATGGGTGGCGGCCTCGGCGACATCTTCGAACAGGTGTTTGGCGGCGGAGGTGGCGGCCGCCGACGGCCACGCGCCGGCCGGGACCTGCGAACGGAACTCGAGATATCCCTCGAAGACGCCTACGACGGCGTCGAACGCCAGTTCTCGTTCGAACGACCGACCGAGTGTGACACCTGCGGTGGCACCGGCCATCCGCCGTCGGCCGACGCCCGTCAGTGTCCTGAGTGTCAGGGGCGCGGGCAGGTCACCCAGGTCCAGCAGACACCGCTGGGTCGGGTCCAGCAGACGACTACCTGCCGACGCTGTGAGGGCGAGGGGACGCTGTATACGGAGACCTGTAGCGACTGTCGCGGCGACGGCTACGTCCGCGACGAGGTGTCGCTCACGGTCGACGTGCCGGCCGGCATCGAGGACGGACAGACGCTCCGGATGGAACGTGAGGGCGCACCCAGCCCGGAAGGCGGCCCGGCAGGCGATCTGCTGATCGACGTTTCGATCGCCGACCACGAGGAGTTCGACAGAGACGGCGCCGACCTGCACTATCACCTTCCCGTGTCGTTCCCGCAAGCGGTCTTCGGCGACGACGTCACCATCCCGACGCTCGACGGCTCCGTCTCGTTCGACGTTCCCGCCGGCACCCAGAGCGGCGAGAGGATGCGCCTCGGCGGAAAGGGTATGCCCCGCCTCCGCGGTCGCGGCTACGGCGACCTCTTCGTTACCGTCCAGGTCGTCACGCCAGAGTCGCTCAACGAGGAGCAACGCGACGCACTGGAGGCGTTCGCCGAGGCCGGCGGCGACGAGATCGAGATCGCAGACGGCTTCTTCGATCGGATCAAGCGCGCGTTCTGA
- a CDS encoding ferritin-like domain-containing protein → MNSLEDLFEHTLRQQYYAETQLVDELDHMARRADNDTLSDGFADHRDETREHVSRLETVFDEIGSTPAPTEDAVLDGIREEREEIDDSIDDPGLRDMGYMIGGMMTERIEMTGYEGLVLMADRLDYGSAVTDPLKANKDDEESAFRELESMSEASEMRSFWDRITPS, encoded by the coding sequence ATGAACTCACTCGAAGACCTGTTCGAACACACGCTCCGCCAGCAGTACTACGCCGAGACGCAACTCGTCGACGAACTCGACCACATGGCCCGACGGGCCGACAACGACACACTGAGCGATGGGTTCGCCGACCATCGCGACGAAACGCGCGAGCACGTCTCCCGGCTCGAAACGGTCTTCGACGAGATCGGGTCGACGCCGGCGCCGACAGAGGACGCCGTGCTCGACGGGATTCGCGAGGAGCGCGAAGAGATCGACGACTCGATCGACGATCCCGGACTGCGCGACATGGGCTACATGATCGGCGGCATGATGACCGAACGGATCGAGATGACGGGCTACGAGGGTCTCGTGTTGATGGCCGATCGACTCGACTACGGGAGCGCCGTCACTGACCCGTTGAAGGCCAACAAAGACGACGAGGAGTCGGCGTTCCGGGAACTGGAGTCGATGTCCGAGGCCTCGGAGATGAGGTCGTTCTGGGACCGGATCACGCCGTCCTGA
- a CDS encoding AMP-binding protein, whose protein sequence is MESLEDVSEVAYEPSREFVESTNVWEFMQTYGIEDYDELIERTTTDLDGADDSGVDWFWDEVVEYLGIEFYEEYDAVRDDSDGPQFTEWYPGGELNVAHNTVDRWADVDEPTRNTVATIWEGEDGEVREVTYHELARQSNQVANYLESVGVETGDTVGLYMPMVPEVVSILYGAFKVGAIVVPIFSGFGVDATATRIADAECSVLFTGDGFYRRGGEITLKDAADEAIDEAGYVERTVTVQRLGHEPGADMPWDDERDETWTDAVTTQDDGYRTKSLDADQESMLLYSSGTTGTPKGIVHTHAGVQVQCAKELYFGFDLKPSDRFFWVSDIGWMMGPWTLIGVHTFGGTAFMYEGAPDHPEPDRFWEMIDRHDLTQFGISPTAIRALRKHGDEWLDGHDLSSLRILGSTGEPWDPESWRWFAENVGGGEAPIVNISGGTEICGCFLMPMPITPLKPCTLGGPGLGMDIDIVDSTGESVADDHERGFLVARDSCPSMTKSLWSGDERYLEEYWSSWDDLWDHGDWAQQDEDGFWFLHGRADDALNVAGRKVGPAEVEGALIDHPAVNQAAAVGAPDDTTGTAVVAYVILEPGYDETDDLREELRAQVGEEHGKPFRPREILFVDAFPKTQSGKIIRRAIEATYTGENLGDMSSIENPGALEALDEAR, encoded by the coding sequence ATGGAATCACTCGAGGACGTATCGGAAGTCGCGTACGAACCGTCACGGGAGTTCGTCGAATCGACGAACGTCTGGGAGTTCATGCAGACGTACGGTATCGAGGACTACGACGAGCTGATCGAACGGACGACGACCGACCTCGACGGCGCCGACGACAGCGGGGTGGACTGGTTCTGGGACGAGGTCGTCGAGTACCTCGGGATCGAGTTTTACGAGGAGTACGACGCCGTCAGAGACGACAGCGACGGGCCACAGTTCACCGAGTGGTACCCCGGCGGCGAGCTCAACGTCGCGCACAACACGGTCGACCGGTGGGCGGACGTGGACGAACCGACGCGTAACACCGTCGCGACCATCTGGGAGGGCGAAGACGGCGAGGTCAGGGAGGTTACCTACCACGAGCTGGCCCGTCAGTCGAACCAGGTCGCGAACTACCTGGAGTCGGTCGGCGTCGAGACCGGCGACACAGTGGGCCTGTACATGCCGATGGTCCCCGAGGTCGTCTCGATCCTCTACGGCGCCTTCAAGGTCGGCGCTATCGTCGTTCCGATCTTCTCCGGCTTCGGCGTCGACGCGACCGCGACCCGGATCGCAGACGCAGAGTGTTCGGTGCTGTTCACCGGCGACGGGTTCTACCGGCGAGGCGGCGAGATCACGCTGAAAGACGCCGCCGACGAGGCGATCGACGAGGCGGGATACGTCGAGCGCACGGTGACGGTCCAGCGCCTGGGCCACGAACCAGGCGCGGACATGCCCTGGGACGACGAGCGAGACGAAACGTGGACCGACGCCGTCACCACCCAGGACGACGGGTACCGGACGAAATCGCTCGACGCAGACCAGGAGTCTATGCTACTTTACTCCTCGGGGACGACTGGGACGCCGAAGGGCATCGTCCACACCCACGCCGGCGTGCAGGTCCAGTGCGCCAAGGAGCTGTACTTCGGGTTCGATCTGAAGCCGTCCGATCGATTCTTCTGGGTCTCCGACATCGGCTGGATGATGGGGCCGTGGACGCTCATCGGCGTCCACACGTTCGGCGGTACCGCGTTCATGTACGAAGGTGCGCCGGATCACCCCGAACCAGACCGGTTCTGGGAGATGATCGACCGCCACGACCTCACCCAGTTCGGGATCTCGCCGACGGCGATTCGTGCCCTGCGCAAACACGGTGACGAGTGGCTCGACGGCCACGACCTCTCCTCGCTGCGAATCCTCGGGTCGACCGGCGAACCCTGGGATCCCGAGTCCTGGCGCTGGTTCGCAGAAAACGTCGGCGGCGGCGAGGCGCCGATCGTCAACATCTCCGGCGGGACCGAGATCTGCGGCTGTTTCCTCATGCCGATGCCGATCACCCCGTTGAAGCCCTGTACCCTCGGTGGACCGGGCCTCGGCATGGACATCGACATCGTCGACTCGACGGGCGAGTCGGTCGCCGACGATCACGAGCGCGGCTTCCTCGTCGCGCGCGACTCCTGTCCCTCCATGACCAAGTCCCTCTGGTCCGGCGACGAACGATACCTGGAGGAGTACTGGTCGAGCTGGGACGACCTCTGGGACCACGGCGACTGGGCCCAGCAGGACGAGGACGGCTTCTGGTTCCTCCACGGCCGCGCCGACGACGCCCTCAACGTCGCCGGTCGCAAGGTCGGGCCCGCGGAAGTGGAGGGGGCGCTCATCGACCACCCGGCAGTGAACCAGGCCGCCGCCGTCGGCGCGCCGGACGACACGACCGGCACCGCCGTCGTCGCCTACGTCATCCTCGAACCGGGGTACGACGAGACCGACGACCTCCGCGAGGAACTGCGCGCACAGGTCGGCGAGGAACACGGGAAGCCGTTCCGCCCGCGCGAGATCCTCTTCGTCGACGCCTTCCCCAAGACCCAGTCGGGCAAGATCATCCGCCGCGCGATCGAGGCCACCTACACCGGCGAGAACCTGGGCGATATGAGTAGCATCGAGAACCCTGGAGCGCTCGAGGCGCTCGACGAAGCGCGATAG
- a CDS encoding GNAT family N-acetyltransferase → MYVRDAKNREEVWLLDRIDELGLDATAFRSRDYVVAIDEVSNEKAGFGRIRIHRPDDGDSICELTSIGVLAEWRGQGVGAHVVERLVEYAGDEGFETVYALTSVGPYLAQFGFDSIDRDALPDTLKRRLEAKRDGVDPDATPLRVAVDRFHVPDRLREAFKTASKEDATGDDETAPEEFGIDPETATYKYDTGR, encoded by the coding sequence ATGTACGTACGGGACGCGAAGAACCGGGAGGAGGTGTGGTTACTCGACCGGATCGACGAACTCGGGCTCGACGCGACTGCGTTCCGTTCGCGCGACTACGTGGTCGCCATCGACGAGGTTTCGAACGAGAAAGCCGGTTTCGGCCGGATTCGAATCCACCGCCCGGACGACGGCGACTCCATCTGTGAGCTGACCAGCATCGGCGTCCTCGCCGAGTGGCGCGGCCAAGGCGTCGGCGCGCACGTCGTCGAACGGCTGGTCGAGTACGCCGGTGACGAGGGTTTCGAGACCGTCTACGCCCTGACGAGCGTCGGTCCCTACCTCGCGCAGTTCGGATTCGATTCGATCGATCGCGACGCGCTTCCCGATACCCTCAAGCGACGCCTCGAGGCCAAACGCGACGGCGTCGATCCGGACGCGACCCCGCTCCGCGTCGCCGTCGACCGGTTCCACGTGCCGGATCGCTTGCGTGAGGCGTTCAAAACCGCCAGCAAGGAAGACGCAACAGGAGACGACGAAACGGCTCCCGAGGAGTTCGGTATCGACCCCGAGACGGCCACGTACAAGTACGACACCGGGCGGTGA
- a CDS encoding acyl-CoA mutase large subunit family protein: protein MFDPDDLESIREAADDWREETAGPVVDRFGERQETFTTDTNGQTVDRLYTPADVADTDYEADLGFPGEAPYTRGVYSTGYRGRLWTMRQYAGFSTPEDTNERYHYLLDQGQTGLSMAFDLPTQMGYDSDADMAAGEVGKAGVAIDSLDDMLTVFDGIPLDEVSTSMTINAPASVLLAMYIAVGDRQGVDREELRGTIQNDLLKEYIARNTYIYPPEPSMRIITDIFDFCAEETPNFNTISISGYHIREAGSTAAQELAFTLGNGIEYVEAAVDAGLDVDEFAPQLSFFFNGHNNIFEEVAKFRAARRMWHDIMEERFDAQNPKSKQLKFHTQTAGSMLTAQQIENNVVRVAYQALAAVLGGTQSLHTNGKDEALALPTEESVRTALRTQQILAHESGAADTIDPLAGSYYVESLTDEVEADAYDLLDEVDDRGGMLEAVESRWVQRQIQDTAFDRQREIEDKERIIVGVNEFEIEDEEPEMDVQEVTEEDQQRQIDSLEDTRALRDEEKAEAALEAVREAARGTDNLMPGIIDAVKAHATVGEICNVLREEFGEYQGGGAV from the coding sequence ATGTTCGATCCCGACGACCTCGAGTCGATCCGCGAGGCTGCGGACGACTGGCGCGAGGAGACGGCCGGACCGGTCGTCGACCGGTTCGGCGAACGACAGGAGACGTTCACGACGGACACGAACGGGCAGACGGTCGACCGGCTCTACACGCCGGCGGACGTGGCCGATACCGACTACGAGGCCGATCTCGGGTTTCCGGGCGAAGCGCCGTACACGCGTGGCGTCTACTCGACCGGCTATCGAGGCCGACTGTGGACGATGCGCCAGTACGCCGGCTTCTCGACGCCGGAAGACACGAACGAGCGCTATCACTACCTGCTCGACCAGGGTCAGACCGGCCTCTCGATGGCGTTCGATCTGCCGACGCAGATGGGGTACGACTCCGACGCCGACATGGCCGCCGGCGAGGTCGGGAAGGCGGGCGTCGCCATCGACTCGTTAGACGACATGCTCACCGTCTTCGACGGCATTCCGCTGGACGAGGTCTCGACGTCGATGACGATCAACGCGCCCGCGAGCGTACTGCTCGCGATGTACATCGCCGTCGGGGACCGACAGGGCGTCGACCGCGAGGAGCTTCGCGGGACGATCCAGAACGACCTCCTGAAGGAGTACATCGCGCGAAACACCTACATCTACCCGCCGGAACCCTCGATGCGGATCATCACGGATATCTTCGACTTTTGCGCCGAGGAGACGCCGAACTTCAACACCATCTCCATCTCCGGCTACCACATTCGTGAAGCCGGGTCGACTGCGGCGCAGGAACTCGCCTTCACCCTCGGAAACGGAATCGAGTACGTCGAGGCGGCCGTCGACGCCGGCCTCGACGTCGACGAGTTCGCCCCGCAACTTTCGTTCTTCTTCAACGGCCACAACAACATCTTCGAGGAGGTCGCGAAGTTCCGCGCCGCCCGTCGGATGTGGCACGACATCATGGAGGAGCGCTTCGACGCGCAGAACCCCAAGTCCAAGCAACTCAAGTTCCACACCCAGACGGCGGGCTCGATGCTCACGGCCCAGCAGATCGAGAACAACGTCGTCCGGGTGGCCTACCAGGCGCTCGCGGCGGTCCTCGGTGGGACCCAGAGCCTCCACACCAACGGCAAGGACGAAGCGCTGGCCCTGCCGACCGAGGAGTCGGTCCGCACCGCCCTCCGCACCCAGCAGATCCTCGCTCACGAGTCCGGCGCCGCGGACACGATCGACCCACTCGCAGGGAGTTACTACGTCGAGAGCCTCACCGACGAGGTCGAAGCCGACGCGTACGACCTGCTCGACGAGGTCGACGACCGCGGCGGGATGTTGGAGGCCGTCGAGTCCCGGTGGGTCCAGCGCCAGATCCAGGACACGGCGTTCGACCGCCAGCGCGAGATAGAGGACAAAGAGCGGATCATCGTCGGCGTCAACGAGTTCGAGATCGAGGACGAAGAGCCGGAGATGGACGTTCAGGAGGTCACGGAAGAAGACCAGCAGCGCCAGATCGACAGCCTGGAGGACACGCGTGCACTGCGTGACGAAGAGAAAGCGGAGGCGGCCCTCGAAGCCGTTCGCGAGGCGGCTCGCGGCACCGACAACCTGATGCCCGGTATCATCGACGCGGTGAAGGCCCACGCCACGGTCGGCGAGATCTGCAACGTCCTCCGCGAGGAGTTCGGCGAGTACCAGGGCGGCGGCGCGGTCTGA
- the mce gene encoding methylmalonyl-CoA epimerase: MRFDHAGIATEDAAELTALFGDLCGFEVAHEETFDGMRVVFLDVGGGYLELLEPTGSGTIATYLEEHGPGIHHLAFETEDAAGTLEVARELDIGLVDEEPRPGAWGHDVAFLHPADTGGILIEFVEH; the protein is encoded by the coding sequence ATGCGTTTCGATCACGCCGGAATCGCGACCGAGGATGCGGCCGAACTGACGGCCCTGTTCGGCGACCTCTGCGGGTTCGAGGTGGCCCACGAAGAGACGTTCGACGGGATGCGCGTCGTCTTTCTCGACGTCGGGGGTGGCTATCTGGAACTGCTCGAACCGACCGGGAGCGGGACTATCGCCACGTATCTCGAGGAGCACGGCCCCGGGATCCACCACCTCGCGTTCGAGACCGAGGACGCGGCCGGTACGCTCGAAGTCGCCCGTGAACTCGACATCGGCCTGGTCGACGAAGAGCCACGGCCCGGCGCCTGGGGCCACGACGTCGCTTTCCTCCACCCGGCCGACACCGGCGGCATTCTGATCGAGTTCGTCGAGCACTGA
- a CDS encoding FAD-dependent oxidoreductase, with amino-acid sequence MNATVPISGIEEVGPNTIALALETPDGFDARPGQFVLVRATPDDEELARHYTLSSPTVDETFEITVGIDPAGDLSPWLAERTPGDDIEIEGPFGEIAYDGAGDVVTVAGGPGIGPGVAIAEAALAHGHDAVVIYRDEQPAHEDRLDVLEEAGVPVTIVDAGDGARLRDSIAEHVDDGQVYAFGFRDFVTTVADAIEDAGGDPDDAMIENFG; translated from the coding sequence ATGAACGCGACAGTCCCGATCAGCGGGATCGAGGAGGTCGGCCCGAACACGATCGCACTCGCCCTCGAAACGCCCGACGGATTCGACGCGCGGCCGGGACAGTTCGTGCTCGTTCGCGCGACGCCGGACGACGAGGAACTCGCACGTCACTACACCCTCTCCTCGCCCACCGTCGACGAGACGTTCGAGATCACTGTGGGCATCGATCCGGCGGGAGACCTCTCACCGTGGCTGGCGGAGCGAACGCCCGGCGACGACATCGAGATCGAGGGCCCGTTCGGCGAGATCGCCTACGACGGAGCGGGCGACGTCGTCACCGTCGCCGGCGGTCCGGGCATTGGGCCGGGCGTCGCCATCGCCGAGGCGGCACTGGCACACGGTCACGACGCGGTCGTGATCTACCGGGACGAGCAGCCGGCCCACGAGGATCGGCTCGATGTCCTGGAAGAGGCGGGCGTTCCGGTGACGATCGTCGACGCCGGCGACGGCGCACGCCTCCGTGACTCGATCGCCGAACACGTCGACGATGGCCAGGTGTACGCCTTCGGTTTCCGCGACTTCGTCACGACGGTCGCCGACGCGATCGAGGACGCCGGCGGCGATCCGGACGACGCCATGATCGAAAATTTCGGGTGA